The Mytilus galloprovincialis chromosome 7, xbMytGall1.hap1.1, whole genome shotgun sequence genome has a window encoding:
- the LOC143082901 gene encoding uncharacterized protein LOC143082901 isoform X2, producing MEEAGSENLNPEEVRKRRLAYFQSISDKDKPAVAKVESTPVKGHTPQNQIESAEKNISKEQVQFTSQTQHRADNGRTDDVPKLQLSHESNGQVGDGYDENVERLLQLTKKEMAEKYTNRKDSPKGDLTPKQTETIHANVSNSGWSSNQLSSKEEYRNPSKHVQNKPSPNLRHFQPQPANDLHVEEIFSERNNSFRPKHNPQMAHSLRESQENGAHIFQKSMDVNQVKELGLSTHRPEDVQKSKDLHERSPRALNESMSEELKYALGEKKYKEFLEKSMKDIDALYGENIKSKTKGGKFEKGGTKDINVRRDQYDKVTNSLMGLQMNETVLTPQNDSSKSKDRLLNRPKNEPVTIYQGKRGFEKDEGVEQNMSRSKSIDESQSGSISSKNFAFSADEIYSQAYQPNALESVPIPVSGGLGHGHPVQQQPFSGMSGVGHSHSIPHGFQPHPGLYHSHSYEGPMPQSPYSHYPQEHFTTNSPPGYFVQHPYGSPESYPHGHPSMRTSRMMSHSPNQKGDNQIPPNSMMSYYPHPHYDDSPGRQISARNIHSMDPQDIYKFRQQHPQMFPHPPEDYHFDSEMKPHPPSVKQSQSSPYFHPSMVRGQHPPESPPSYRPGPHGSSQRPGPHGDMSGFQDYLHMMPKGIPYPPPPTDIELQTYFQYVGSQGYPIPYQTVMPPDSPRDDKGTMVPHPPSEKKETKSGSSTFRRRDMDSSRDKPVHEGSRDKPVHEGSRDWQQHEGSPQKDNMKNSIDDRPDDLSSSQRHIEGIRQFHEQRRQQQENEMLEKQRTFAKESIDRYFTSLEHHSSKQQGQDFTDKPMEILRESLTDVQTLVNSEATGVTLNAGGITERMDELGIDLSYLKQKDQDNTENTYKNKGDNPKTRTVIVCPECGEVNKPYMTWCSECSEVLIGVEPVKVKPKRKGGRTKKSGENSDKNYVLYKSVTFDEPKSSELDQNASDNEQEVKEVEPSHSKLSPTKSEGRDSGRPSSDDLDLTRTENEIDEICQSLSDPVIKGFIKAYFNKKRQEVSKKTDDEEIIDSEDRYVSEERSTKRTLNINKVESKDEEVVEENQNERHQFRHVAHNEFSENQLNNEVSNRFHSDDIDNSKQIENDYFHPVESLQNPDQSHKDHHLHNEEVWLHEQRSPRYDAPMGRKHMPIDIEVFTLEESRQGKVTQRDPLVPSLNLANSSDEDENDVKKKPFVPLSMSAESEDWNDFFNNGNNFEIPQEEPILESPNAVDDESKPFLERLLEHQPKMSKKPPSSSIKTRKSNPNVKSVVKESIDTPCRQRKWAKSSTAWNSYNPRELSTKPSVNKSRPISAGNKRPTSGGTRPAANGGTRPASALNNGVPRRSGSIPNLALQSMEDDTPGRKKVSKFSRPVSVDLSTTRSEESRGDVTPDLPVSLPVRRTEVASQAFAVKKNEVPTSQPLIRKKEVPSTSSKVETKNKDSPKSLPYVIDHRLPAEEIEPVKDIGKLQSAYSMYQEMTPRIQQGKFSAWLCLPDEIMLQIFSFLSHGDLIEAALACKQYYRVALDETLWRYITIKKKHDMDDETLANIGHRHPVSLALIQCHGDNITAKGLRELFRECCETLRELNLCGCSRGALTGDCILLHASARCHNLTHVDASWCMVTDSGIGAISSSCKRLESLCINGCQNITDEGLETVLKKHGSSLRVLEMFGCFKITPKGIRYLATHCINLLTLNLGQCYKLKDSCISQLSTSLGRIESLDLRGVKHIKDNCIRYVVKNCPRLKTIVMANCPNISDVALLEISTYLSDIRVIDVCGCRNITDNSIRALSNNCQNLRNIDISSTGCTQRSVSMLANFCNQRLEEAKLNFLADVTDAVVIKLVKHCKKLKLLHLYGCTSIKDIKKIQELNQDLNVEM from the exons atggAAGAAGCAGGTTCTGAAAATTTAAACCCAGAAGAAGTTCGTAAACGGCGTCTAGCTTATTTTCAGTCAATATCAGATAAGGATAAACCAGCAGTAGCTAAAGTAGAATCTACTCCTGTTAAGGGTCAtacaccacaaaatcaaatagAATCTGCAGAGAAAAACATAAGCAAGGAACAAGTTCAATTTACTTCACAAACCCAACACAGAGCAGATAATGGTAGAACTGATGATGTTCCAAAGCTACAGCTTAGTCATGAATCTAATGGCCAAGTTGGAGATGGATATGATGAGAACGTGGAACGGTTGCTTCAGCTCACAAAAAAGGAAATGGCAGAGAAATATACCAACAGAAAAGACAGTCCTAAAGGGGATTTAACTccaaaacaaacagaaacaatACATGCAAACGTCAGTAATTCAGGATGGAGTTCTAATCAGTTAAGCAGTAAGGAAGAATATAGAAATCCTAGTAAACATGTGCAAAATAAACCATCTCCAAATTTAAGACATTTCCAACCACAGCCTGCTAATGACTTGCATGTTGAAGAAATATTTAGTGAAAGGAACAATTCATTTCGTCCAAAACATAATCCACAAATGGCTCATTCTCTAAGGGAATCACAGGAAAATGGTGCACATATATTTCAAAAGTCTATGGATGTAAACCAAGTAAAAGAGCTTGGACTCTCAACTCATAGACCTGAAGATGTTCAGAAAAGTAAAGATTTACATGAAAGGTCCCCAAGGGCTTTAAATGAATCAATGTCAGAGGAGTTGAAGTATGCTCTTGGtgagaaaaaatataaagaattcttGGAGAAATCTATGAAAGACATTGATGCTCTATATGGAGAAAATATCAAATCTAAAACCAAGGGGGGTAAATTTGAGAAAGGGGGAACAAAAGATATAAATGTTAGACGAGATCAATATGATAAAGTAACGAATTCATTGATGGGACTTCAGATGAATGAAACTGTACTTACACCACAAAATGACTCAAGTAAGAGTAAAGACAGACTACTTAATCGTCCTAAAAATGAACCGGTCACCATTTACCAGGGTAAGCGAGGATTTGAAAAGGACGAAGGAGTAGAACAAAATATGAGTAGAAGCAAAAGCATTGATGAATCACAGAGTGGTTCAATTTCAAgtaaaaattttgcattttcagcAGATGAAATTTATAGTCAAGCTTATCAACCTAATGCATTAGAATCTGTTCCAATACCTGTAAGTGGAGGACTTGGCCATGGGCATCCTGTTCAACAACAGCCTTTTTCAGGTATGTCTGGAGTTGGACACAGTCATTCGATACCTCATGGGTTTCAGCCACATCCTGGTTTATACCATAGTCATTCTTATGAAGGGCCTATGCCACAGAGTCCTTACAGTCATTACCCACAGGAACATTTCACGACTAACAGTCCCCCAGGATATTTTGTTCAACATCCATACGGGTCCCCAGAATCTTATCCACATGGACATCCATCTATGAGAACATCAAGAATGATGTCACACTCCCCTAACCAGAAGGGGGATAACCAGATACCACCTAATTCAATGATGTCATATTATCCACATCCACATTATGATGATAGCCCAGGTCGTCAGATCTCAGCACGTAATATACATTCAATGGACCCacaagatatttataaatttagacagCAACATCCACAGATGTTTCCACATCCACCTGAGGATTATCATTTTGATTCAGAAATGAAGCCTCATCCACCTTCTGTAAAACAGAGTCAGAGTTCCCCTTACTTTCATCCATCAATGGTTAGAGGTCAACATCCACCAGAGTCTCCTCCAAGTTATCGACCAGGTCCACATGGATCTTCACAACGCCCTGGTCCACATGGTGATATGTCAGGTTTTCAGGATTATCTCCACATGATGCCAAAGGGTATTCCCTATCCACCCCCACCAACAGATATTGAACTACAGACCTACTTTCAGTATGTAGGCAGTCAAGGATATCCTATACCGTACCAGACAGTCATGCCACCAGACTCACCAAGAGATGATAAAG GTACAATGGTTCCTCATCCTCCTTCAGAGAAGAAAGAGACTAAGTCAGGTTCTAGTACCTTCAGGAGAAGAGATATGGACAGTAGTCGTGATAAACCTGTCCACGAAGGTAGCCGTGATAAACCTGTCCACGAAGGTAGCCGTGATTGGCAACAGCATGAAGGTAGTCCACAAAAAGATAACATGAAAAATTCCATTGATGATAGACCAGATGACCTAAGTAGTTCACAAAGACATATAGAGGGCATTAGACAATTTCATGAACAAAG GAGGCAACAACAAGAAAATGAGATGTTGGAAAAACAAAGAACTTTTGCCAAGGAATCCATTGATAGGTACTTTACCTCACTTGAGCACCATTCTAGTAAACAGCAGGGTCAAGACTTCACTGACAAACCCATGGAAATATTACGGGAAAGTTTGACAGATGTACAGACATTAGTCAATTCTGAAGCTACAGGGGTTACATTAAATGCAGGTGGAATTACTGAAAGGATGGATGAATTAGGAATAGATCTGTCatacttaaaacaaaaagatCAGGACAATacagaaaatacatacaaaaataagggagataatcccaaAACTAGGACTGTTATTGTTTGTCCAGAATGTGGAGAAGTAAACAAACCTTACATGACTTGGTGCTCAGAATGTAGTGAAGTACTCATAGGTGTTGAGCCAGTCAAAGTCAAACCCAAACGAAAAGGTGGGCGTACCAAAAAGTCTGGTGAAAACAGTGATAAAAATTATGTTCTTTATAAAAGTGTTACATTTGATGAGCCTAAAAGTTCTGAATTAGATCAAAATGCAAGTGATAATGAACAGGAAGTGAAAGAAGTAGAACCATCTCATTCTAAATTATCTCCAACTAAATCAGAGGGCAGAGATAGTGGAAGGCCATCTAGTGACGATTTAGATTTAACTAGAACAGAAAATGAAATTGatgaaatttgtcaaagtttaagtGATCCAGTAATTAAAGGTTTTATAAAAgcttattttaataaaaagaggCAGGAAGTATCAAAGAAAACTGATGATGAAGAAATTATAGATTCAGAGGACAGATATGTTTCTGAAGAAAGAAGTACCAAAAGAACCTTAAATATTAACAAAGTTGAAAGTAAAGATGAAGAAGTTGTGGAAGAAAATCAAAATGAGAGGCATCAATTTCGACATGTTGCACATAATGAATTCAGTGAAAACCAGTTGAATAACGAAGTAAGCAACAGATTTCATAGTGATGATATAGATAACAGTAAACAaatagaaaatgattattttcatCCAGTTGAGAGTCTGCAGAATCCAGACCAGTCTCATAAAGATCATCATCTACATAATGAAGAGGTTTGGTTACACGAACAAAGGTCTCCTAGATATGATGCCCCAATGGGTAGAAAACATATGCCAATAGATATAGAAGTTTTCACTTTAGAAGAAAGCCGCCAGGGTAAAGTAACACAAAGAGACCCACTTGTTCCTTCTTTAAACCTTGCAAACAGTAGTGATGAGGACGAAAATGATGTCAAAAAGAAACCATTTGTTCCACTTAGCATGTCAGCAGAGAGCGAAGACTGGAATGACTTTTTCAATAATGGCAATAATTTTGAGATTCCTCAAGAAGAACCAATACTTGAAAGTCCTAACGCAGTTGATGATGAATCAAAACCATTTTTGGAACGATTACTCGAACATCAGCCAAAAATGTCTAAAAAGCCACCCAGTTCAAGTATAAAGACTCGTAAGTCTAATCCTAATGTTAAAAGTGTTGTAAAGGAATCTATAGATACTCCATGTAGGCAAAGAAAATGGGCAAAGTCTAGTACTGCTTGGAATTCCTATAACCCTAGGGAATTGAGCACGAAACCAAGTGTCAACAAAAGTAGGCCTATTAGCGCTGGCAATAAACGACCTACAAGTGGTGGAACTCGGCCCGCTGCTAATGGAGGAACCCGCCCTGCTTCAGCATTGAACAATGGTGTTCCTAGAAGATCTGGCAGTATTCCAAACCTAGCTTTACAAAGTATGGAAGATGATACCCCTGGAAGGAAAAAAGTCTCAAAATTCAGTCGTCCTGTCAGTGTTGATCTGTCTACAACAAG GTCAGAAGAATCCAGAGGGGATGTTACTCCAGATCTTCCTGTCAGTCTTCCTGTTAGAAGGACAGAAGTGGCTAGTCAAGCGTTTGCAGTAAAGAAAAATGAGGTCCCCACTTCACAGCCGCTAATTAGGAAAAAAGAGGTCCCTAGTACTTCATCTAAAGTAGAAACCAAAAACAAAGACAGTCCTAAGTCACTTCCTTATGTAATTGATCATCGACTTCCTGCTGAAGAAATAGAACCAGTGAAAG ATATAGGCAAACTTCAGAGTGCTTACTCAATGTACCAGGAAATG ACACCAAGAATACAGCAAGGAAAGTTTTCAGCATGGCTGTGTCTTCCAGATGAAATTATGTTGCAGATTTTTTCGTTCTTGTCTCATGGAGATTTAATAGAAGCAGCTTTGGCATGTAAACAATACTACAGAGTAGCTTTAGATGAAACATTAT GGAGATACATAACAATAAAGAAGAAACATGATATGGATGACGAAACGTTAGCAAATATAGGTCATCGGCATCCTGTCAGTCTGGCATTAATACAATGTCATGGTGATAATATTACAGCCAAAGGCCTTCGAGAATTGTTTAGGGAATGTTGTGAAACTCTAAGG GAATTAAATTTATGTGGTTGCAGTAGAGGTGCTTTAACAGGAGACTGTATTTTACTGCATGCCTCAGCAAGATGTCATAACTTGACACATGTTGATGCTAGTTGGTGCATGGTAACAGATAGTGGTATTGGTGCTATTTCTAGCTCTTGTAAAAG acTTGAAAGTTTATGCATAAATGGTTGTCAAAATATAACTGATGAAGGCTTAGAAACAGTACTCAAGAAACATGGTTCAAG TTTACGAGTATTGGAAATGTTTGGATGCTTCAAGATTACACCAAAAGGAATCCGATATTTAGCAACACATTGTATAAACCTTCTGACATTGAATCTTGGCCAGTGTTACAAG ttaaAGGATTCATGCATTTCGCAGCTATCAACTAGTCTTGGCAGAATTGAAAGTTTAGATCTCAGAGGTGTTAAGCAT ATAAAGGACAACTGTATCAGATATGTTGTGAAGAATTGTCCTAGATTGAAGACAATAGTAATGGCCAACTGTCCAAATATTAGTGATGTAGCTTTACTAGAGATCTCAACATATCTTAGTGATATCAG GGTCATAGATGTTTGTGGCTGCAGGAATATTACAGATAACAGTATTCGAGCTCTGTCAAACAACTGTCAGAACCTCCGGAACATTGATATCAGTTCAACAGGATGTACACAGCGAAG TGTATCTATGTTAGCCAATTTCTGTAACCAGAGACTAGAGGAAGCCAAGCTGAACTTCCTAGCCGATGTTACTGATGCTGTAGTTATCAAACTAGTTAAACACTGTAAAAA GTTAAAACTTTTGCATCTGTATGGATGTACCAGCATAAAAGACATAAAGAAAATACAGGAACTTAATCAAGACTTGAATGTTGAAATGTAA